In Miscanthus floridulus cultivar M001 chromosome 8, ASM1932011v1, whole genome shotgun sequence, the sequence CTAGGGTTTGCGAATTGATTGGCTATGGTTTTTGTTTGCTTCATAGAATGTCTGGTTGGGGAGATCTCTGATAGTTTAGTGTAGCGGATCAAATGCTTCTAGGGGGAGAACCCCCTACAATGGAGCCGTCATTGGTTCGATTACCATTGGGGAAGGAGACAAGGCTCCCTCTGGTCATATGCCTACGGTGTAGAAGGGCAAGGGTGATTGAGCTAAGGGTCAAGACAGATTGGAACTATGGTAGtgtgtttcttcaaatgcccgctcaatatagaattggtaagttgaGTTGCCTGTCTTCACAAAATGGCGTTAACCCATGATTTTGATGTATGCATTTTGGTTGGTTATTTTGTAGATGCCTGGCAGGTGTGGCTTCTATGAATGACAATAGGATTACCTGAAAATGATGATGGTTTCAAGCATTTATTGTGATGAACTTGGATGTTATGGAAGAGTCACCGGATGAGTTGATTGAAGAAGTCAATTCTATTGGAAATCCCTATGTTCCTGATGAAGCAGTTCAAACGTCTACATTGGGGAATCCTACATTGGAAAGAAAGATAGAGCATTTGACCTGGGCAGTGGAGATGTTGACTTTtctggtagttgtagtagtagtgctggTGTGAGTTAGGAAGTAGCAGTAATCTTCTTGGATGTTAACTGATGACCAATGTATTTTGCATTGATGAATGAAAAACAATGTATGCAGTATGTTTCCCTAATGAAATGGTGTCCAATTTATGCAGCGTGTTGTTTCCAAGACGCAGTATGTTGCCTGAATTGAATGTTTTGTAGCATGTTATTTACAAAGATGCAAAGTGTAACATGACTAAAAACAGAACATGCCAGATACATGACAGTTACATGACTAACAGGTTCAACATAATAGAACATGCCATCAATTTGTAGAATACCAGGACAAGCTGGTAAGTGCCTTACAGAACATAGTGGCCATCAGACCCAAAAAGACAACATCAGTTTCTCCTATTACAACTTGACATTAGCAACTACCAAAATACAACACAGTGCCCAAAAGGCAACCAAGAGTTTCAGCTTTTTCACTTCTTTGCTAGGGAGGCCTGTTTTACTTTGGTGGCCAACCGATTCTTTCTTGGTGTAATCTTCTTACTAGGAAGCACTAGAACTGAGGAACGCCGGTGATGATGGCTCAGGTGGCAGTGAGGTAGGTGCTGGTAGAACTTTCTTCTAGCAGAATCGAATCAAACAAAGACTCTAGTCAATCAATCCACAAACCCTAGCTAAAACCCACAGCCAAACCCGAGCAGGAAATAGGGTTGAGAGATGAGGGCACATTCGTGTATCTTGCATTTGGTGCAAGCTTCAGCGATGGTGACTGGCGGCTTCGGGACGGGGAACCGAAGAGGCGAAGGCGGCCTCCGCCGAATGGATTGGgcatgagagagagaaaagagccGCGTGGGTTAATGGTGATGAGAGTAGGGGCAACTTGGTCTTTTCGCTATGCGCCCCATGTTGACGCCATGAACTGACACGCCACACAAGCAAAAATGGCTGTGTTTGGTAAACTTGTAAGAAATCTTTTCACTCGGATGGCAaatttgtaagaaaatttaggaGGACGCTATTTAAATGTGTGACAACCATGAGAGTAGAAACAAAACTAAAAAGCGCACGAGTCATTATCCCCGGGCCCGGAAACTGACAGGCCGGAACAAAAAGAATGGTGCATTGCCACTCCACCCAATCCGCTTGCCATCGACCATCGTTTCTTGATTTCCTCCATTTCTGTGGGACTCGTCGGATTCGCTCACCATCCATCCATTGTTTTCGACTCTTGCGGCCTTGCCCCACCCATAAAGCCGATGGGTTAGCTCCCCCGCGCCGCACGCCCAAGAACACGAGGAGCCGACGCCACGGCGACGGCCGTCCTCTCCCGGCCAGCTCCGTCGCGGGCTGCGTTTCAACCCTGCCTTTGCTTCTCCCTTCACCCCGCGCGGCTCTCTCCCTTGGCGACGATTGGGGGACCACTGCCGCCGCTCAACGCCAGGTAGACAGGTCTTGGTCGGCCctccgccggcgacgagcacccaccaggtattcCCGCCCCCTTCTCTTCACTTCCTGCCGTGCGAAACCGATCAACCAATCCCTAACTTCATATATTTGTATTCGGAGGTTCCGATCTAGTAATTGAAGTGTATTATGACTACTAACTTCGATTTGATTGCAAAAATTATCgggtgtacatgtgtacaccGATGTCCTCTATTACTGGGTCCAGCCGTCCACAGAGTTGAGTGCCAAAACCAAAATGACACATCGGAGGGCAGATTGATAATTGGCCTGTTTGTTCAATAGCGCTATCTGAAAATAGCGAGTCTACAATCAGCCTCGCGGAATGATTTTCTTCTTTCGGGAACGAGTTTCTTGATTAATCAGAACTTCCAATAGACGCAACACATTTGACATTAGCACAACTCTCGGGGATCATTACAACTGGTTGGCAAATTATTAGGAAAATAATCTACTGTATATTGTCTAAAACCCAAATGGTGGCAAGTGGCATCCTTACATTGGATTGAATCATTGAAGGAGTGGGAGGCAATAAACTTGACAATGTACTGTGGTACTGCCAGTCAATTCAGCTGATTTGTCTTTGTCTTCATGTTACATTAATCACCCTAAATTCCTGTAATAAGCTAAAAATGATGAGCTAAATCACAATATAACTTGTTGATTCAGCTATGCATCCTTTTCTTCCTACTGCTTTATGGCTTATTTATCTCGATGGACGACAGAAACATAAGCTACTTATTTGTCTAGTATCTGTATCCTAAGCTTCGATACTTATGTATTGCCAGTATTGGCCACAGCTTGTGCTCCATGCAACCTTACCCAGCTTACATTTTCATTGACGCTTGCATGACTTGATCTAGGATATAATAAAGTAATAGTGAGTTTTCTGTTTCATGggcatttggcatctttcttattGTCAAGGAAGTATGCTTACATGCTAGTATTTATCAACATGAAGACTTATGCATCGCttggataatgtgattgctgttTTGAGATGGATATTCATCCAATTTCTTGTTTTATTTCGGTGGGCGATTGCTTATCAGGTTTTGACAATTTGTTGTTGTTATGGACAGTTTTGTGATCGGTGAAACTAATGTCTGCTGCTGAAGCAAGGGCTGCTTGGCAACGTGCTGCAAACCGTTGCCTGGTTCAGGAGGACAGGAAGAGAGCTCCAAAACTAGCTTGCTGTCCACCATCGGCTGAACAACATGGTACAAACAATGGGAACTGTCGAAATTCTGCAGATCGTCCCATCTGCAGTTTAGTGCCTTTGAGATGGAATCCCATGCATTCTAATCTGCCACCAGATTTCAGATGGTGGGTTCAGTCACAGCCAAATTTTGGGATCCAGAAGGATATTGTTAGTGAGCGGCTGTGTTCATTGGGCAGGGACATTCATGAGAAGCAAGTGGAAGATTCAGCGCCACAACCTAAACATGAGGAAATATTACTCTGTCAAGCAGTTGACACCAGCACTGAAAAGATTGGGGATGTTTTGGATCCTCCATGGATGGTTTCGTCAGCCTTTACAAAGTATTCCCTTGAAACAGGCTTAGAAGAGATGAAGACTGTTGGTAGCTATTCTCAAGTGTCTAAGTGCATAGAAACTCTCAGCAATTGTTTGTACAAGGATAATGAATCCCAAGATTTTGAATGTATTGACCAAGCACCTTTGAAGAACCCAGATAAGGCTAATTTTGATATGGATGCACCTTGGAAAGGTGAAAAGACTCGACCATGGTGGCAGATCGCTGATGAGGACCAGCTTGCTTCACTGGTTGCAGAAAGAGCAACACAGCACATTGAGAATTGTGATCTACCAAGGCCTACCCAGACAGTACGTATTAACAGGACAGAACCATATACTCACAAACATATAGGTGACTATGGGGGACCTTCATCTCCTGCAGGAAGAGTGTCACATCCTGGTCCTGGACATTGTGACCATATCGAGTGTAGTTATAGCACAGGAAGTACAGATGAGTTGGTTTTGTTATATGGTAATGGAGTTTGGGAACAGCATGGAAGGAATGATACATATAGGTGTGCGTTCTTCAGCTTAGCTGCATTACCCTCATGGCATTAGGTGTACTTTTTCCTAACTGTATCTGGACTTGCAGCT encodes:
- the LOC136473428 gene encoding uncharacterized protein; translated protein: MSAAEARAAWQRAANRCLVQEDRKRAPKLACCPPSAEQHGTNNGNCRNSADRPICSLVPLRWNPMHSNLPPDFRWWVQSQPNFGIQKDIVSERLCSLGRDIHEKQVEDSAPQPKHEEILLCQAVDTSTEKIGDVLDPPWMVSSAFTKYSLETGLEEMKTVGSYSQVSKCIETLSNCLYKDNESQDFECIDQAPLKNPDKANFDMDAPWKGEKTRPWWQIADEDQLASLVAERATQHIENCDLPRPTQTVRINRTEPYTHKHIGDYGGPSSPAGRVSHPGPGHCDHIECSYSTGSTDELVLLYGNGVWEQHGRNDTYSVAQYFSSSSTTRLESKQTLQNASERDKILEALRHSQTRAREADMAAKKAHNEKDDVIKLLFRQASHLFACNQWLKIMQLENIVLQLKHKEHQIAAIIPELPWLTLKEKPTQGQEQRHWTRRKGRRQKKGGGFFDAILFAVGLGLAGAGFLLGWALGWLLPKL